One genomic segment of Methanothermococcus okinawensis IH1 includes these proteins:
- the mer gene encoding 5,10-methylenetetrahydromethanopterin reductase, which translates to MKFGIEFVPNEPITKICYYVKLAEDNGFEYCWITDHYNNRNVYMTLTSIAGVTNKIKMGPGVTNPYVRSPAITASAIATLDEISGGRATLGIGPGDKATFDALGIEWTKPVATIKKSIADMRTLLKGGRLETGAQLAVKPLTEVPIYMGAQGPKMLETAGMIADGVLINASNPKDFEAAVPLIKKGAEAGGRSMDEVDVAAYACMSVDKKTEKAKQAAIPVVAFISAGSPAIVLERHGIDAEKVETIRGALKKGDFGTAFGTVDDTMMEAFSLYGTPDEVVEKIAALAKMGVTQVVSGSPIGPNKETSIKLIGKKVIPALKEL; encoded by the coding sequence ATGAAATTTGGTATTGAGTTTGTTCCTAACGAACCTATAACAAAAATTTGCTACTATGTAAAATTGGCAGAAGATAACGGATTTGAATACTGCTGGATTACAGACCACTACAACAACAGAAATGTATATATGACTTTAACATCAATTGCAGGCGTAACAAACAAAATTAAAATGGGTCCTGGTGTTACAAACCCCTATGTAAGAAGTCCAGCTATCACAGCATCAGCAATAGCTACCTTGGATGAAATATCTGGAGGAAGAGCTACATTAGGTATTGGACCTGGTGATAAAGCAACATTCGATGCATTAGGTATTGAATGGACAAAACCAGTTGCAACAATTAAAAAATCAATTGCTGACATGAGAACCTTATTAAAAGGGGGAAGATTAGAAACAGGAGCTCAGTTGGCAGTAAAACCATTAACAGAAGTTCCAATTTATATGGGAGCTCAGGGACCAAAGATGCTTGAAACAGCAGGTATGATTGCAGATGGTGTTTTAATTAACGCATCAAACCCAAAAGACTTCGAAGCTGCTGTTCCATTAATTAAAAAAGGTGCAGAAGCAGGAGGAAGAAGCATGGATGAAGTTGATGTTGCAGCTTATGCCTGTATGTCAGTAGATAAAAAAACAGAAAAAGCTAAACAAGCAGCAATTCCCGTTGTAGCATTCATTTCAGCAGGTTCTCCAGCTATCGTATTGGAAAGACATGGTATTGATGCTGAAAAAGTAGAAACAATAAGAGGAGCTCTTAAAAAAGGAGACTTTGGAACAGCATTTGGAACAGTTGATGATACAATGATGGAGGCATTCTCATTGTATGGAACACCTGATGAAGTTGTTGAAAAAATAGCAGCATTGGCAAAAATGGGAGTAACTCAGGTTGTTTCAGGTTCTCCAATTGGACCTAACAAAGAAACAAGCATTAAATTAATAGGTAAAAAAGTAATTCCAGCATTAAAAGAATTATAA
- the cofH gene encoding 5-amino-6-(D-ribitylamino)uracil--L-tyrosine 4-hydroxyphenyl transferase CofH has protein sequence MDLEKYCERDISKKECLELFEDNENFFDILKCADNLRKKINGDIVSYVVNRNINFTNICVGDCKFCAFRRDEDDEDAYFLDTDEIAKRALDAKKYGCSEVCIQGGLHPVVDTYFQAEILKKVHDITRPYGDIHIHAFSPMEIKFGAENAGIDIKEALKILKENGLNTMPGTAAEILDDEVRSELCPSKLSTKEWIKIIKTAHKLGIKTTSTMMYGHIEEYKHIVNHLFILKEIQEETNGFTEFVPLSFMHKLAPIYNEGKARGGATGLEDLKVYAISRILFKDVIKNIQVSWVKLGFKMAQIGLKCGANDFGGTLIEENISKSAGAEHGVYVSVDEIKDMILRIGRIPKERNTLYKILE, from the coding sequence ATGGACTTAGAAAAATATTGTGAAAGAGATATTTCAAAAAAAGAATGTTTAGAACTATTTGAAGATAATGAAAATTTTTTTGATATATTAAAATGTGCAGACAATCTTAGAAAAAAAATAAATGGGGATATTGTAAGTTATGTTGTTAATAGAAATATCAACTTTACAAATATCTGCGTTGGAGATTGTAAATTCTGTGCATTTAGAAGGGATGAAGATGATGAAGATGCATATTTTTTAGATACTGATGAAATTGCCAAAAGAGCTCTTGATGCAAAAAAATATGGATGTTCTGAGGTATGTATTCAAGGGGGACTTCATCCTGTTGTAGATACCTATTTTCAAGCTGAGATATTAAAAAAAGTTCATGATATTACAAGACCTTATGGTGATATACATATCCACGCATTTTCACCGATGGAAATTAAATTTGGGGCTGAAAACGCAGGTATTGACATTAAAGAGGCACTTAAAATACTAAAAGAAAACGGACTAAATACAATGCCTGGAACTGCTGCTGAGATACTGGATGACGAAGTTAGGTCGGAGCTCTGTCCATCAAAACTATCTACTAAGGAATGGATTAAAATAATAAAAACTGCACATAAACTTGGTATAAAAACAACATCTACTATGATGTATGGTCATATCGAAGAGTATAAACATATAGTAAATCATTTATTTATTTTAAAAGAAATTCAAGAAGAAACTAATGGATTCACTGAATTTGTTCCATTAAGTTTTATGCATAAACTGGCCCCTATATACAATGAAGGAAAAGCAAGAGGAGGAGCTACTGGATTGGAAGATTTAAAGGTTTATGCTATTAGTAGAATTTTATTTAAAGATGTTATAAAAAACATCCAAGTTTCATGGGTTAAATTAGGGTTTAAAATGGCTCAAATCGGTTTAAAATGCGGTGCTAATGATTTTGGTGGAACTCTTATTGAGGAAAATATTTCAAAATCAGCTGGGGCAGAGCATGGTGTTTATGTATCTGTTGATGAAATAAAAGATATGATTTTAAGGATAGGAAGAATTCCAAAAGAGAGAAATACTTTATATAAAATTTTAGAATAA
- the purL gene encoding phosphoribosylformylglycinamidine synthase subunit PurL: protein MDLNDLKYIEEKLGRKPNDVEIGMFENLWSEHCSYRSTKHILRTFGKTIKENQNIVVGPGDDAALIKIDEKNDLCVAMAMESHNHPSYIDPYNGAATGVGGIVRDIISMNAKPIALMDALRFGDINGKEQDKVRWLVEGVVEGIGDYGNRIGVPTVGGECEFDKSYDYNNLVNVVCIGLVKEKDIITGKAKEPNLSLILVGSTGRDGIGGASFASKDLTSESEEDRPSVQIGDAFTEKCLIDATLEACKTGKIKAMKDLGAAGITSSCSEMCYSGGVGAELYLENVILREEGMTPYEIMVSESQERMLLAVEEGSEEEVIKIFEKYELPASVIGKTTDTKNLVAKMNGKTIVDLPLELLCEATPIYREEKDSILETPDNKDEIPQPDDLNDILLRLLKSPNINSKEWIYERYDHEVQIRTVVKPGKDSAVLRLIESYPKGLALTTDCNPTYCKLNPYIGSVNLVCESVRNLATVGAKPIGMLDNLNFGNPERPERMYQIKKCVEGIADCAEFFNIPVVGGNVSLYNETIIDGKDYPINPTPTICIVGTIEDVEKVPSVFNKVKEGDILIITNETKDEMGGSEYYKYIHNIDKGIIPRADLEKEKIIYSTVADLINEGLINEASDCSRGGLAVAISKMCINNNIGAELDLTEYNKNNLRDDILLFSETSGRIILAISEENKDKVIGALGENAYIIGKIGGSSLKIINNNKEIVNIDIEKMKKGYKNAFSEMMGEM from the coding sequence ATGGATTTAAACGATTTAAAATATATAGAAGAAAAACTTGGAAGAAAACCAAATGACGTAGAAATTGGGATGTTTGAAAACCTTTGGAGCGAACATTGTTCATATAGGAGCACAAAACATATTTTAAGAACATTTGGAAAAACTATAAAAGAAAACCAAAACATTGTTGTAGGTCCCGGAGATGATGCAGCATTAATAAAAATTGATGAAAAAAATGATTTATGTGTAGCAATGGCAATGGAAAGCCATAACCACCCTTCATATATCGACCCATACAACGGTGCTGCAACAGGAGTTGGAGGGATTGTAAGGGACATAATTTCCATGAATGCCAAACCAATAGCTTTAATGGATGCTCTTAGATTTGGAGATATAAACGGAAAAGAGCAGGACAAAGTAAGATGGCTTGTTGAAGGAGTTGTTGAGGGCATTGGAGATTACGGAAACAGAATAGGGGTTCCAACTGTTGGTGGAGAATGTGAATTCGACAAATCCTACGACTACAACAACCTTGTAAATGTGGTATGTATTGGACTTGTAAAGGAAAAAGATATAATTACGGGAAAGGCAAAAGAACCAAACTTATCCCTTATACTTGTTGGAAGCACGGGAAGGGATGGAATAGGTGGAGCATCGTTTGCTTCAAAAGACCTTACAAGCGAAAGTGAGGAAGATAGACCAAGCGTTCAGATTGGCGATGCCTTCACAGAAAAATGCTTGATTGACGCCACCTTAGAGGCATGCAAAACAGGTAAGATTAAGGCAATGAAAGACCTTGGAGCTGCGGGTATTACTTCGTCGTGTTCTGAAATGTGTTATAGTGGAGGTGTTGGTGCCGAGCTCTACCTTGAAAATGTTATACTTAGGGAAGAAGGTATGACTCCTTATGAAATAATGGTTTCAGAATCACAGGAAAGAATGCTTTTAGCTGTTGAGGAGGGAAGCGAAGAGGAAGTTATAAAAATATTTGAAAAGTATGAACTCCCTGCATCTGTTATAGGAAAAACCACAGATACAAAAAATTTAGTGGCAAAAATGAATGGAAAAACGATTGTAGATTTGCCGTTGGAATTACTTTGTGAAGCTACACCCATATATAGAGAAGAAAAAGATTCCATATTAGAAACCCCTGACAATAAGGATGAAATACCTCAACCAGATGATTTAAACGATATTTTATTGAGATTATTAAAAAGCCCAAATATAAATTCAAAGGAATGGATTTATGAGAGATACGACCATGAGGTTCAAATAAGAACCGTTGTAAAACCTGGAAAAGATAGTGCAGTATTGCGACTTATTGAAAGTTATCCAAAGGGATTAGCCTTAACAACAGATTGTAATCCAACATACTGTAAATTAAATCCATATATTGGAAGTGTTAATTTAGTATGTGAATCAGTAAGGAATTTAGCTACTGTTGGAGCAAAACCTATTGGAATGCTTGATAATTTGAATTTTGGAAACCCTGAAAGACCTGAAAGAATGTATCAAATAAAAAAATGTGTTGAAGGAATCGCTGACTGTGCTGAATTCTTTAATATACCCGTAGTTGGAGGAAATGTAAGTTTATACAATGAAACCATAATTGACGGAAAGGATTATCCAATAAACCCAACACCTACAATATGCATAGTTGGAACGATTGAAGATGTTGAAAAGGTTCCTTCTGTATTTAATAAAGTAAAAGAAGGGGATATATTAATAATTACAAATGAGACAAAGGACGAAATGGGGGGAAGTGAATACTATAAATACATACACAACATAGATAAGGGAATAATTCCAAGAGCAGACTTAGAAAAGGAAAAAATAATATATTCCACAGTAGCTGATTTGATAAATGAAGGTCTAATAAATGAAGCTTCCGACTGTTCAAGAGGAGGTCTTGCTGTTGCTATCTCAAAAATGTGCATAAATAACAATATTGGTGCTGAGCTCGATTTAACAGAATACAATAAAAACAATTTAAGAGATGATATACTGCTATTCTCAGAAACATCTGGAAGAATAATACTTGCTATAAGTGAAGAAAATAAGGATAAAGTTATCGGAGCTCTTGGGGAAAACGCATATATCATTGGAAAAATCGGTGGAAGTTCATTGAAAATTATAAACAACAATAAAGAAATTGTAAATATAGATATAGAAAAGATGAAAAAAGGATATAAAAATGCATTCTCTGAAATGATGGGAGAGATGTAA